The Candidatus Saccharibacteria bacterium sequence GTGTTGTGTCGTTTTTCGATATCCTTTGCGTTCCAGCTATGCCGGGTGGCGGTGAGTGTGCGCTTAACAACGCTTCCCATGAACATTGCGCCAACGTAATAGAATATGCCTGCAACGAGAATAGTGAGGGCGGCTTTGCCTCCGTAAATTGACAGCCAGTTTAGTACAGAATCCATATGTGGTAGTATATCATGTTGACATGACCCAATCGACCGCACCCCTGAATCCAGACGATTATATTATTACGAGAAAACGCAAAAAATATAAATTTGCCAAGTTTTTTAATAATCCTTTTTGTTATGAAGTTGACGAGTGGCTGCCGCAAAAAGTAGATGTCCTTGAGATGGGGGCGGGCACGGGGCTATTTAGTGTTGCTATGGCGCAGGCAAGGGTTGCAAAGAAGTTTCTGGCGGTTGATGTAAAGGCCGATCGCTTGCAGGTGGGCGCGATAGCGGCAGAGGCGGCTGGTAGCAATAATCTTTATTTTTTGCGAGCACGCGCCGACCAATTGCCGGGTCTTATTGCGCTCGCGTCGCTTGAGGCGATATGGGTAACGTTTCCCGATCCTTTTCCAAAGCCTCGCCATGCCAAAAACCGCCTGACGTATCCTAAAGCACTTAAGATAT is a genomic window containing:
- the trmB gene encoding tRNA (guanosine(46)-N7)-methyltransferase TrmB, which codes for MTQSTAPLNPDDYIITRKRKKYKFAKFFNNPFCYEVDEWLPQKVDVLEMGAGTGLFSVAMAQARVAKKFLAVDVKADRLQVGAIAAEAAGSNNLYFLRARADQLPGLIALASLEAIWVTFPDPFPKPRHAKNRLTYPKALKIYQSLLAPGGALYFKTDAKNLFDWSLEQLVAEGWHITELSFDLHDSNLSAEYKIKTTYETRYTSEGLAINFVKATPPTIVEA